From a region of the Pontixanthobacter gangjinensis genome:
- a CDS encoding murein hydrolase activator EnvC family protein, translating to MRYFKSLLAATLALPLLVGTIAFAQREAVFDDSSDSRAALSRALAESKEAEARGAKLEAEARSATQAAEKTATEAAALAARIQQAEAGIAAAEARISLISGERATLSRRLAQRRGPLIRLTGALQKLARRPLALSALRPGSLRETVYLRALLESTIPQVRKRTAALRSEIDRGRALELEANQALAALKRSETQLAERQKRLAGLETRQRLISRQASGDADRESERALALAEEARDLDNLVERLDAAGSLRKELAALPGPTMRPARPQNSIAKVDVPSPASSATAPGASFQLPVTGRTVAGFGESTSGGVRNTGLSLSPRAGAQVIAPAEGRVAFAGPYRGYERIVILEHPGGWTSLITGLARNDVEVGDDLVAGSPLGVAGVDAPLVTLELRRDGTPVNPLQFIQ from the coding sequence GTGAGGTATTTTAAGTCACTTCTTGCAGCAACTCTGGCGTTACCCTTGCTGGTGGGCACCATTGCCTTTGCCCAGCGCGAAGCAGTGTTTGACGATTCATCGGACTCAAGGGCGGCCTTGAGCAGGGCCCTGGCCGAATCAAAAGAAGCAGAAGCGCGAGGCGCTAAACTTGAAGCTGAGGCACGGTCCGCAACCCAAGCAGCGGAAAAAACCGCGACAGAAGCAGCCGCGCTGGCGGCGCGCATCCAACAGGCTGAAGCAGGGATCGCCGCAGCGGAAGCGCGAATTTCGCTCATCAGTGGAGAGCGGGCCACACTAAGCCGCCGCCTCGCACAAAGGCGCGGCCCGCTGATTCGATTGACCGGAGCGCTGCAGAAACTTGCGAGGCGCCCGCTTGCATTGTCCGCTCTTAGGCCGGGCAGTTTGCGGGAGACCGTTTATCTGCGTGCATTACTCGAAAGCACGATCCCGCAAGTGCGGAAAAGGACTGCTGCACTGCGAAGCGAAATTGATCGTGGCCGAGCGTTGGAACTAGAAGCGAATCAGGCGCTAGCCGCGCTCAAACGAAGCGAAACACAGCTCGCTGAACGTCAAAAGCGATTGGCTGGATTGGAAACGCGCCAGAGGTTAATTTCGCGGCAAGCGAGCGGCGATGCGGACCGTGAAAGCGAGCGTGCCCTCGCTTTAGCGGAAGAGGCTCGAGATCTCGACAATCTTGTGGAACGGCTGGATGCAGCAGGTAGCCTACGTAAAGAGCTAGCGGCTTTACCTGGGCCGACAATGCGCCCTGCGCGGCCCCAGAATTCAATAGCAAAAGTTGATGTGCCTTCGCCCGCGTCTAGCGCAACTGCCCCGGGGGCTAGCTTCCAATTGCCGGTAACAGGCCGGACTGTGGCGGGATTTGGCGAATCCACTTCTGGCGGGGTCAGAAACACGGGGCTCTCTCTTTCCCCAAGGGCTGGCGCGCAAGTAATTGCTCCGGCTGAAGGAAGAGTTGCTTTCGCCGGGCCTTATCGTGGTTATGAGCGGATTGTCATTCTCGAACATCCGGGCGGCTGGACTAGTCTGATTACTGGCTTGGCCAGAAATGATGTGGAGGTTGGTGACGATTTGGTAGCTGGTTCCCCGCTTGGTGTTGCGGGGGTTGATGCTCCGCTGGTGACTTTGGAATTACGCAGAGATGGAACGCCCGTGAATCCGCTCCAGTTCATTCAATAG
- a CDS encoding long-chain-fatty-acid--CoA ligase: protein MNVSNVQNPFETTPYHHPKPWDMPLEPMTLPDMFARSALQTPDAPLIHFMGRSFTYRNLHEDAQKFALALRGHGIKAGDRVGLFLPNVPIYVSAYYGAMMAGAVAVNFSPLYSVEELSQQVADSGTRLLVTVDVPELYGTAEQVLHQSGLETLVVGELAAMLPPVKRIAMKLFARSKLAKLAKDSAVLRWNDLLAGPDWSGWTDGKLPSLPQIEPADLALLQYTGGTTGVPKGAMLSHANLSMNAQQVAAINPFDNPQNEVFMGGLPLFHVFANTALLNHAVVTGASIAMVPRFDPGQVLATIQKHGATGFPGVPTMFQALLDNPKLDDTDMSSLKVCISGGAPLSAPLREKFEAETGVRMVEGYGLTESSGVVSVNPYAGTRKPGTIGQVVPGTLIRFVDKEDPSKPASEGEPGELVLRGPQMMGGYWNRPEAAATAFVIIDGESWLRTGDIAVQDEDGFIQIVDRSKDMIAVGGFKVFPSQVENVLVEHEAVKEALVIGMPDDYLGETPYAYVTLNDGFEITGDDLAAWLNGKVGKHERVGKVIIRDDLPKTMIGKLDRKALRTEVMPPAN from the coding sequence ATGAATGTAAGTAACGTGCAAAACCCGTTCGAAACAACGCCCTATCATCACCCTAAACCGTGGGATATGCCGCTCGAACCCATGACGCTGCCCGATATGTTCGCTCGCAGCGCATTACAAACGCCTGATGCTCCGCTGATCCATTTTATGGGCCGCAGCTTCACCTACCGCAATTTGCATGAAGATGCGCAAAAATTTGCGCTGGCGCTAAGGGGGCACGGAATTAAGGCGGGTGACCGTGTGGGCCTGTTCCTGCCCAATGTTCCAATTTATGTTTCGGCCTATTACGGCGCGATGATGGCGGGCGCGGTGGCGGTCAATTTCTCTCCGCTTTATAGTGTCGAGGAACTGTCCCAGCAGGTCGCTGATTCCGGTACGAGACTGCTAGTTACCGTCGATGTGCCCGAATTGTACGGGACGGCAGAGCAGGTGCTCCATCAATCTGGATTGGAGACGCTAGTGGTCGGGGAACTGGCTGCTATGCTTCCTCCGGTCAAGCGGATCGCAATGAAACTGTTCGCACGTTCCAAACTGGCGAAACTGGCAAAAGATTCGGCCGTACTGCGGTGGAATGATCTTCTGGCGGGCCCAGATTGGAGCGGCTGGACTGACGGCAAGTTACCATCATTGCCGCAAATTGAGCCGGCTGATCTGGCGTTGTTGCAGTATACTGGCGGCACTACCGGTGTGCCCAAGGGCGCGATGCTCAGCCACGCGAATTTGTCGATGAACGCACAACAAGTGGCTGCCATCAACCCGTTTGATAACCCGCAGAATGAAGTGTTCATGGGCGGCTTGCCGCTGTTTCACGTTTTCGCCAACACGGCATTGCTCAATCATGCGGTGGTCACTGGCGCGTCGATTGCGATGGTACCGAGGTTTGATCCGGGGCAAGTGCTCGCAACTATACAAAAACATGGCGCGACGGGATTCCCTGGCGTGCCGACAATGTTTCAGGCCTTGCTAGACAATCCCAAGCTTGACGACACCGACATGTCATCGCTGAAAGTGTGCATTTCCGGTGGCGCGCCGCTGTCCGCCCCGCTGCGCGAAAAGTTCGAAGCTGAAACAGGTGTCCGGATGGTTGAAGGTTATGGCCTGACTGAAAGTTCGGGGGTCGTCTCGGTCAATCCCTATGCAGGAACGCGTAAGCCCGGCACGATCGGTCAGGTCGTGCCGGGCACCCTAATCCGGTTTGTCGACAAGGAAGATCCGTCTAAGCCCGCGTCTGAGGGAGAACCGGGTGAACTGGTTCTCCGCGGCCCGCAAATGATGGGCGGATATTGGAATCGCCCAGAAGCTGCCGCGACAGCCTTTGTCATTATCGATGGCGAGTCTTGGCTAAGGACAGGCGATATCGCTGTTCAAGACGAGGATGGCTTCATCCAGATTGTCGATCGCAGCAAGGATATGATTGCTGTCGGGGGCTTTAAAGTTTTCCCTAGTCAGGTTGAGAATGTCTTGGTCGAACATGAAGCTGTCAAAGAGGCCTTGGTGATAGGCATGCCCGATGATTATCTTGGTGAGACACCCTACGCCTATGTCACTTTGAACGATGGTTTCGAAATTACGGGTGACGATCTTGCGGCGTGGCTTAACGGCAAAGTCGGCAAGCACGAGCGGGTGGGAAAAGTGATTATTCGCGACGATTTGCCCAAGACTATGATCGGAAAGCTTGATCGCAAGGCTTTGCGTACTGAAGTTATGCCGCCAGCCAATTGA
- the rsfS gene encoding ribosome silencing factor, giving the protein MPDSELPQIEAEPGSPLAVVLKQLDDDQAQDIVTIPLAGKSSIADHMVIASGRSTRQVASMSQKLAEHLKRAGHGPVRLEGLPAADWVLIDGGDVVVHLFRPEVRSFYNLERMWAFGDAPPVASGNA; this is encoded by the coding sequence ATGCCAGATAGCGAATTGCCTCAAATCGAAGCTGAACCAGGCTCGCCATTGGCGGTTGTTTTGAAGCAACTCGACGATGATCAGGCCCAGGATATTGTTACAATCCCGCTTGCGGGCAAGTCGAGTATTGCGGATCACATGGTCATCGCATCCGGCCGGTCGACACGCCAAGTAGCGTCCATGTCGCAAAAACTGGCAGAGCACCTTAAGCGCGCTGGACATGGTCCGGTGCGGCTCGAAGGCTTGCCCGCCGCTGATTGGGTTTTGATTGATGGCGGCGATGTGGTTGTCCACCTGTTTCGCCCAGAAGTGCGCAGCTTCTATAATCTTGAACGGATGTGGGCATTTGGCGATGCGCCGCCTGTCGCAAGCGGGAACGCCTAA
- a CDS encoding demethoxyubiquinone hydroxylase family protein, with translation MSKPDIESMIRVDQAGEFGATRIYQGQLAVMGDRHPLSAEIAAMAAQEENHRAKFDALMARRGIRPTILQPFWSAAGYALGAGTALLGPEAAMACTAAVETEIDKHYSDQLEALAGDDADPELSAMIEEFREEEREHLDAALAAGAENAPAYPLLSGVIRLGCRVAIKLAERV, from the coding sequence ATGAGTAAGCCCGACATTGAAAGTATGATCCGTGTCGATCAGGCTGGGGAATTTGGCGCGACCCGCATCTATCAAGGTCAATTGGCCGTAATGGGTGATCGCCACCCGCTTTCGGCTGAAATTGCTGCGATGGCCGCGCAAGAGGAGAACCATCGGGCCAAATTTGATGCGTTGATGGCGCGCCGCGGCATTCGTCCGACCATCCTTCAACCGTTCTGGTCCGCTGCCGGATACGCGCTCGGTGCGGGAACCGCTTTACTGGGCCCCGAAGCCGCGATGGCGTGTACTGCGGCGGTAGAAACCGAAATTGACAAGCATTATTCCGACCAGCTCGAGGCGCTGGCGGGCGATGATGCCGACCCAGAATTATCAGCGATGATCGAGGAGTTTCGTGAAGAGGAGCGCGAGCACCTCGATGCCGCCCTGGCTGCCGGCGCCGAAAACGCACCTGCTTATCCGTTGCTTTCTGGCGTTATCCGGTTGGGCTGCCGCGTGGCGATTAAATTGGCTGAGCGGGTTTAA
- a CDS encoding M23 family metallopeptidase yields the protein MASRLADWFPDREFFMRSQGQVRFIKISSGMQKAVAALVVAALLGWAISMVVMAWSQYQAQADRASLLQREAKVATSEERFDEYASDIGKVTSDLAARQDFLEAATSAVLPEDAAMAKEGETVTDSSTEAGETVSKVSALIPEARNLAEIEARQLVLVERLTRYADRRAARAANAIRSLGLDPKAMQNAPDRSAMGGPLQQLSSGSGSKLDPRFERLGASMDRMAALERGLEGIPQFLPASANLISSGFGYRRDPFNGGGAMHSGLDFKGPIGAPIHAAAKGKVTHVGWKSGYGKTVEITHGNGMLTRYAHMSKFNAALGQQVAAGDIIGAIGSTGRSTGPHLHFEVRINDRAVNPRPFLEKAPHVLEEARAAAPRQPIRQTVR from the coding sequence ATGGCAAGCCGCTTGGCTGACTGGTTTCCTGATCGCGAATTTTTCATGCGGTCGCAGGGGCAAGTCCGCTTCATCAAAATTTCATCCGGAATGCAAAAGGCTGTAGCAGCCTTAGTCGTTGCCGCGTTGCTTGGCTGGGCCATATCGATGGTGGTTATGGCGTGGAGCCAATATCAGGCGCAAGCAGACCGCGCATCATTGCTGCAACGCGAAGCCAAGGTGGCGACATCTGAAGAACGTTTTGACGAATATGCTAGCGATATAGGAAAAGTCACCAGCGATTTGGCAGCTCGGCAAGACTTTCTAGAAGCAGCAACCTCTGCTGTTCTCCCAGAAGATGCGGCAATGGCCAAAGAAGGTGAGACGGTCACCGATTCTTCAACGGAGGCCGGTGAAACAGTCTCTAAAGTGAGCGCGCTAATCCCAGAAGCAAGGAACCTTGCCGAAATCGAAGCGCGCCAACTGGTTCTGGTTGAACGGCTGACCCGCTATGCTGACCGGCGCGCGGCGCGGGCCGCAAACGCGATTCGTAGCCTCGGCCTTGATCCCAAAGCGATGCAGAACGCGCCGGATAGATCCGCGATGGGTGGTCCACTTCAACAATTGTCGAGCGGTTCCGGTTCAAAGCTTGACCCGCGCTTTGAACGGCTTGGGGCAAGTATGGACCGAATGGCAGCGCTCGAACGCGGGCTTGAAGGCATACCCCAATTCCTGCCTGCAAGTGCAAATCTGATTTCGTCTGGTTTCGGCTATCGGCGTGACCCGTTCAACGGCGGCGGCGCGATGCATTCCGGCCTTGATTTCAAAGGTCCCATCGGCGCGCCGATCCATGCTGCCGCTAAGGGTAAGGTTACCCATGTCGGCTGGAAGAGCGGCTACGGTAAAACCGTCGAAATCACTCACGGTAACGGGATGTTGACCCGATACGCTCACATGTCCAAATTCAACGCCGCGTTGGGGCAGCAAGTCGCCGCTGGCGACATCATCGGCGCAATTGGCAGCACCGGCCGTTCGACCGGACCGCACCTTCACTTCGAAGTGCGAATCAATGACCGAGCGGTAAATCCGCGACCATTTTTGGAGAAAGCTCCCCATGTTCTCGAAGAAGCCCGAGCAGCCGCACCGCGTCAGCCCATCCGCCAAACAGTCCGGTAG
- a CDS encoding nicotinate-nucleotide adenylyltransferase, giving the protein MRIGLLGGSFNPAHGGHRRVSLFAMEALGLDEIWWLVSPGNPLKPKQGMAPLDARFRSALVQARRAPIRVTAMEQRLQTRYTVDTLKAIKRLYPKQDFIWLMGSDNLAQFHHWRQWREIGRTMPIAVIARPGYDADAIASPAMAWLRRYLVPASRFRNGTQRSAPALVTLRFDPDSRSATSIRRADPNWASHYSTYPPRDQVTHRKLLPEQSDQTA; this is encoded by the coding sequence ATGCGGATTGGCCTTCTGGGCGGCAGTTTTAATCCGGCGCATGGCGGGCATCGGCGGGTTTCCTTATTCGCGATGGAAGCGCTTGGCCTCGACGAAATCTGGTGGCTGGTGTCGCCGGGAAATCCGCTGAAACCGAAGCAAGGGATGGCGCCTCTTGATGCCCGCTTCCGATCTGCTCTGGTCCAAGCACGCCGCGCGCCGATTCGCGTCACCGCGATGGAGCAGCGCCTGCAAACCCGCTATACCGTTGACACGCTGAAAGCGATTAAGCGCCTATACCCGAAACAGGACTTTATTTGGTTGATGGGGTCCGATAATCTCGCGCAGTTCCACCATTGGCGACAGTGGAGGGAGATAGGGCGTACAATGCCGATTGCGGTAATTGCACGTCCCGGCTATGATGCAGATGCTATCGCCAGTCCCGCGATGGCTTGGCTGCGGCGCTACCTTGTGCCAGCATCTCGATTTCGAAACGGGACCCAAAGGAGCGCACCGGCACTGGTGACTTTGCGATTTGACCCGGATTCTCGCTCGGCAACGTCAATTCGGCGCGCTGATCCGAACTGGGCGTCACACTATTCTACCTATCCACCGCGCGACCAAGTGACTCACAGAAAGCTTCTTCCGGAACAGAGCGACCAAACCGCATGA
- a CDS encoding 23S rRNA (pseudouridine(1915)-N(3))-methyltransferase RlmH, which produces MLLHVIARGKIARSPEAELVARYEKRIAWPLKLTELPETGGRIPDPQTPIQTVLLDERGKQFDSEAFADMLGGWRDNGMREVRFIIGAADGHSADERAEANVLMAFGKATWPHLMARAMLLEQLYRATAILAGHPYHRSN; this is translated from the coding sequence ATGCTGCTGCATGTGATCGCCCGCGGAAAGATCGCGCGTTCTCCCGAGGCTGAACTTGTTGCTCGCTATGAAAAGCGGATTGCTTGGCCCCTAAAGCTGACAGAATTGCCTGAAACAGGTGGGCGCATACCCGATCCACAAACCCCGATTCAAACAGTTCTGCTCGATGAGCGCGGTAAGCAATTCGATTCGGAAGCGTTCGCCGACATGTTGGGCGGATGGCGTGATAATGGCATGCGTGAGGTACGCTTTATTATCGGTGCAGCAGATGGCCATTCTGCTGATGAGCGAGCCGAAGCCAACGTTTTGATGGCATTTGGCAAAGCGACCTGGCCGCATTTAATGGCCCGAGCGATGCTGCTCGAACAGCTTTACCGCGCAACCGCCATACTTGCTGGCCATCCCTATCATCGCTCCAATTAA
- a CDS encoding bactofilin family protein, with translation MAGNSTFSVIGADVTITGDVSATTELHVDGRIEGDIKCASLVQGEASVVKGAVEAETARMAGTLKGSISARELVILKTAKIHGDVHYEALTIEQGAVVEGKFAPQSVSKAVAAPKNETRTGGAATNEEEPKLTLAN, from the coding sequence ATGGCTGGAAACTCTACATTCTCGGTCATCGGAGCGGATGTCACGATTACAGGTGATGTGTCCGCCACGACCGAATTGCATGTCGATGGCCGAATTGAAGGCGACATCAAATGTGCATCGCTTGTGCAGGGTGAAGCGAGCGTGGTGAAGGGCGCTGTAGAAGCCGAAACTGCCCGCATGGCCGGTACTTTGAAGGGCTCCATTTCCGCGCGCGAATTGGTGATTTTGAAAACCGCAAAGATCCATGGTGATGTGCATTATGAGGCGCTTACCATCGAACAAGGCGCAGTTGTTGAAGGCAAGTTTGCACCGCAAAGCGTTAGCAAGGCAGTTGCCGCTCCGAAAAATGAAACGCGAACGGGCGGAGCGGCTACCAATGAAGAAGAGCCAAAGCTTACCCTCGCAAACTAG
- a CDS encoding S41 family peptidase: MKFAALVRATALVSAVALIPATTAGMAQVDGRAGPEFAKLFATYQQIKANYVEEVDDEKLIRGAIDGMLSSLDPHSGYLDGSDLQRLNTMIDGNYSGLGLSVIMDDGAVKIISPFRGSPAEEAGLKAGDYITHLEGKLIYGGDLDDAVSQMRGPAGTPIRLSIFRPGRDEPFDVTVVRGVIELEPVTSKLEAGNIGVISVNEFSRDVGSDVFSAYQGLQKEASGRMSGLVLDLRSNPGGSLDEAVALSDLFLDKGRIVSQRGRATGETIYYDSESVFRGQIAKGVPLIVLIDAGSASASEIVAGALQDHRRAVVMGQQSFGKGSVQTLLPLTRDSALKLTTARYYTPAGKSVQEGGITPDIKVPQLSDPDLERRAKFQLRESDLRGHLVNELALEDRELEADKLADPRFKLTSAELKEQGVDDFQLYYALQTLRRTSPNAVARAK; the protein is encoded by the coding sequence ATGAAATTTGCTGCCCTTGTTCGCGCCACTGCGCTCGTTTCTGCCGTAGCCTTGATTCCTGCCACGACCGCTGGGATGGCTCAGGTTGACGGGCGGGCAGGCCCTGAATTTGCGAAGCTTTTCGCGACCTATCAGCAGATCAAGGCGAATTACGTCGAGGAAGTTGATGATGAAAAACTGATACGCGGTGCGATTGATGGAATGCTGTCTTCGCTTGATCCGCATTCTGGTTATCTCGACGGGTCGGATCTCCAGCGTCTGAATACAATGATCGACGGTAATTATTCGGGGCTCGGCTTGTCAGTCATCATGGACGACGGCGCGGTCAAGATTATTTCACCATTCCGCGGTAGCCCGGCCGAGGAAGCGGGGCTGAAGGCAGGCGATTACATCACGCATCTCGAAGGCAAGTTGATCTATGGCGGCGACCTTGACGATGCCGTCAGTCAGATGCGTGGCCCGGCAGGAACGCCGATACGTTTGTCTATTTTCCGCCCTGGCCGGGATGAGCCGTTTGATGTGACCGTCGTCCGCGGTGTGATTGAACTTGAACCTGTTACGTCCAAGCTTGAAGCAGGCAACATCGGCGTCATATCGGTCAATGAATTCTCACGCGACGTCGGCTCCGATGTATTCTCCGCCTATCAGGGATTGCAGAAAGAAGCATCAGGCAGAATGAGCGGGCTGGTGCTCGATTTGCGCTCCAACCCCGGTGGCTCGCTAGATGAGGCGGTCGCCTTGTCTGATCTGTTCCTTGATAAGGGGCGGATTGTTTCTCAGCGTGGCCGTGCCACTGGCGAAACAATCTATTACGATTCTGAATCTGTGTTCCGTGGCCAGATTGCCAAGGGTGTTCCGCTGATTGTGTTGATTGACGCAGGTTCGGCTTCGGCGTCTGAAATTGTCGCGGGCGCATTGCAGGATCACCGCCGGGCGGTGGTCATGGGCCAACAAAGCTTCGGCAAAGGCAGTGTGCAAACGCTTCTACCACTTACGCGCGATTCGGCGCTCAAACTGACCACCGCACGGTATTACACGCCAGCTGGCAAGTCGGTTCAAGAAGGCGGCATTACGCCTGACATCAAAGTCCCGCAATTGTCTGATCCCGATCTCGAACGGCGCGCCAAATTCCAACTGCGAGAATCGGATCTGCGCGGCCATCTGGTCAATGAATTGGCGCTGGAAGATAGAGAGTTGGAGGCTGATAAGCTTGCCGACCCGCGCTTCAAACTGACATCTGCAGAATTGAAGGAACAGGGTGTCGACGACTTCCAGCTTTATTATGCCTTGCAGACACTACGCCGGACATCACCCAACGCGGTTGCCAGAGCGAAATAA
- the wecB gene encoding non-hydrolyzing UDP-N-acetylglucosamine 2-epimerase, translating to MSTPIKILSIFGTRPEAIKFFPLVHALDADERFDSRVCVSGQHRGMLDQVLEIAGIVPHHDLDLMQPDQTLDALTANLLTGIGQVLDEEKPDWVVVQGDTATAMSGALAAYYRKIPVAHVEAGLRSGNIHHPWPEEVNRKIVGSFAALHFAPTETAANALKREAVDPAGIHVTGNTVIDALHWITGEIEKKPDLASNLAELETRFAGKRIIGVTSHRRENFGGGMEGIADAIRRIAARDDVAMIFPVHLNPNVRKIMNAELSGLDNVALIEPLDYPHFARLLDICTLMLTDSGGVQEEAPALGKPVLVMRETTERPEGVEAGTAKLVGTDADVIVRECNHLLDNEAAYAAMSKAHNPFGDGQSVGRIVEALASA from the coding sequence ATGAGCACGCCAATCAAAATTCTCTCGATCTTCGGCACCCGTCCCGAAGCCATTAAATTCTTCCCGCTGGTTCATGCCCTCGACGCGGATGAGCGCTTTGATTCGCGGGTTTGCGTTTCGGGCCAGCATCGCGGGATGCTCGATCAGGTTCTGGAAATTGCCGGAATTGTTCCGCATCACGATCTTGATCTGATGCAGCCCGATCAGACGCTAGATGCGCTGACCGCAAATTTGTTGACCGGCATTGGCCAGGTTCTTGATGAAGAAAAGCCCGATTGGGTGGTGGTGCAGGGTGATACTGCGACAGCCATGTCGGGCGCGCTTGCCGCCTATTATCGCAAGATCCCGGTTGCTCATGTCGAGGCCGGGCTGCGCAGCGGCAATATCCACCATCCTTGGCCTGAAGAGGTCAACCGGAAGATCGTCGGCAGCTTTGCGGCGTTGCATTTTGCCCCGACCGAGACTGCAGCCAATGCCCTGAAACGCGAGGCTGTCGATCCGGCGGGCATCCATGTCACCGGCAACACCGTTATCGATGCACTGCATTGGATTACCGGTGAGATCGAGAAAAAGCCTGACTTGGCAAGTAATCTGGCCGAACTGGAGACCCGCTTTGCGGGCAAACGAATCATCGGTGTCACCAGCCACCGGAGGGAGAACTTTGGCGGCGGTATGGAGGGTATTGCCGATGCGATACGCCGGATTGCTGCCCGCGATGACGTGGCAATGATTTTTCCCGTTCATCTCAATCCCAATGTCCGCAAGATCATGAATGCTGAACTGTCGGGGCTGGACAATGTCGCCCTGATCGAACCGCTTGATTACCCACATTTTGCGCGGCTGCTCGATATCTGCACCCTGATGCTAACCGACAGTGGTGGCGTGCAAGAAGAGGCTCCGGCGCTGGGGAAACCTGTATTGGTCATGCGCGAAACAACGGAGCGACCCGAAGGGGTGGAGGCCGGAACGGCGAAACTCGTCGGCACAGATGCCGATGTGATCGTACGAGAATGCAATCATTTGCTCGATAACGAGGCAGCTTATGCCGCCATGTCCAAAGCCCACAATCCCTTTGGCGATGGTCAATCAGTAGGGCGCATTGTCGAGGCGTTGGCTTCGGCCTGA
- a CDS encoding DUF1013 domain-containing protein: MPHATATWLIDNTSLGFEQISEFCGLHILEVQAMADDLAGSKFTGRDPLHSGELTQAEIDKGQADPTYSLVMQKAPVEVTRTKGPRYTPVSKRQDKPDGINWLLRNHPEISDAQISKLIGTTRNTINAIRDRTHWNIQNIQPKDPVTLGLCAQRELDAVVAKAAKNIKPVEGEEAVDEVPVAKGPTDREKLIAELHAERDAAEKAVSEAAQEAEAAAWLEAKRAEEADGTSEG; encoded by the coding sequence ATGCCGCATGCAACTGCCACTTGGCTGATCGATAATACGTCGCTCGGCTTTGAGCAGATTTCGGAATTTTGCGGTCTGCATATTTTGGAAGTTCAGGCGATGGCGGACGATCTTGCCGGCAGCAAATTTACTGGCCGCGACCCGCTCCATTCGGGCGAATTGACGCAGGCAGAGATTGATAAGGGTCAGGCCGATCCAACTTACAGCTTGGTTATGCAAAAAGCGCCGGTTGAAGTGACGCGGACTAAGGGCCCTCGGTACACGCCAGTGTCCAAGCGTCAGGACAAGCCTGACGGCATCAACTGGCTGCTACGTAACCATCCGGAAATTTCCGATGCGCAGATTTCCAAATTGATCGGGACCACTCGCAACACAATCAACGCGATTCGCGACCGGACTCACTGGAACATCCAGAATATCCAACCGAAAGATCCGGTCACTTTGGGTCTGTGCGCGCAGCGCGAGCTTGATGCGGTGGTGGCGAAGGCTGCCAAGAACATCAAACCTGTTGAAGGTGAAGAAGCGGTTGATGAGGTTCCAGTGGCCAAGGGTCCAACCGACCGTGAGAAGCTGATCGCCGAACTGCATGCAGAGCGCGATGCAGCTGAGAAAGCCGTGTCAGAAGCCGCTCAAGAAGCCGAAGCTGCGGCCTGGCTCGAAGCAAAGCGTGCCGAGGAAGCTGACGGCACTAGCGAAGGCTAA
- a CDS encoding disulfide bond formation protein B — translation MTENHSLKLAQRLALAVPALLLGGAYISQYGFGLYPCEMCWWQRWPHFAALGFATLSFFAPSKALLPKTMLTALAAIAVIISGLIGGFHAGVEYDWWEGITGCATTIQDTGGNALDAIMNAPLVRCDVSPWDFMGVSLAGWNFLISVSVGLIILGLLARVKGKQA, via the coding sequence ATGACTGAGAACCATTCGCTGAAACTCGCGCAACGGTTGGCATTGGCCGTTCCAGCCCTGTTGCTGGGTGGCGCATATATTTCGCAATATGGTTTCGGACTGTATCCTTGCGAAATGTGCTGGTGGCAGCGGTGGCCGCATTTTGCCGCCCTAGGTTTCGCAACCTTGTCCTTTTTCGCTCCGTCCAAGGCGCTTTTGCCCAAAACTATGCTGACAGCGCTTGCGGCGATTGCGGTGATTATCTCGGGCTTGATCGGCGGGTTCCATGCAGGCGTCGAATATGATTGGTGGGAGGGCATCACCGGATGCGCGACCACCATTCAGGATACGGGCGGCAACGCTCTTGATGCGATTATGAATGCTCCGCTGGTCCGCTGTGATGTCTCACCGTGGGATTTCATGGGTGTTAGCCTCGCGGGTTGGAACTTCCTGATATCGGTCAGCGTAGGTTTGATAATACTTGGCCTTCTGGCCCGGGTGAAAGGCAAGCAAGCATGA